From bacterium, a single genomic window includes:
- a CDS encoding glycosyltransferase: MLKPERQYHSLDDYAPIVTQGVIDEIRTLARLLGNVKIVHVNSTKEGGGVAEILGWFIPILEELGMRVQWEIITGDTEFFTITKKFHNALHGQKEEFTHEMFEKYRSNVKENSPKIPDDADFVIIHDPQPAAIIEQYPVRKAKWVWRCHIDLADADLRIWSFLRPFVERYDGAVFHMPQYTKNLMVPQFILPPAIDPLAPKNIELDDEQVGSILTSIGVPRNKRILLQVGRFDRLKDPFGAISAFKLVRRWYDCRLVLIGGAASDDPEGQAVFEEVMDMAGGDPDIHILNLPSDSHLEVNALQRASTVVIQNSRREGFGLTVTEAMWKSKPVVGNDIGGIRHQIIHGSSGFLIHSVEGLAYRIRQLFGNPGMAKRFGQQAREYVRNILLVPHHVRRWLLLLHSLRAGEEDIITL; this comes from the coding sequence ATGTTAAAGCCTGAACGTCAGTACCATTCACTTGATGATTACGCGCCTATAGTCACGCAGGGTGTCATTGATGAAATAAGAACGCTTGCCCGGCTTCTTGGCAACGTAAAGATCGTTCACGTGAATTCTACGAAGGAGGGAGGAGGGGTTGCAGAGATTCTCGGGTGGTTCATACCTATTCTCGAGGAGTTGGGAATGAGAGTGCAATGGGAGATTATTACGGGCGATACCGAGTTCTTTACGATTACGAAGAAGTTTCACAATGCCCTGCACGGTCAGAAGGAAGAGTTTACTCATGAGATGTTCGAAAAGTACCGTTCTAACGTCAAGGAGAATTCGCCCAAGATTCCGGACGATGCCGATTTTGTGATTATTCACGACCCTCAGCCTGCGGCAATAATCGAGCAGTACCCAGTAAGAAAGGCGAAATGGGTATGGCGCTGTCACATAGATTTGGCAGATGCCGATCTCAGAATCTGGTCTTTCTTAAGACCTTTCGTAGAACGCTACGACGGCGCCGTGTTTCACATGCCTCAATACACCAAGAACCTCATGGTTCCTCAGTTCATACTGCCTCCTGCAATTGATCCGCTTGCTCCTAAAAACATAGAGCTTGACGATGAGCAGGTGGGCTCGATTCTTACAAGCATAGGCGTGCCCCGCAACAAGCGGATTCTTCTTCAGGTCGGACGCTTCGACAGACTCAAGGACCCTTTTGGCGCTATCAGCGCGTTCAAGCTGGTGCGAAGGTGGTACGACTGCAGGCTCGTCCTGATCGGAGGCGCAGCATCGGACGATCCTGAAGGTCAGGCAGTTTTCGAAGAGGTGATGGACATGGCCGGAGGAGACCCAGATATTCACATCCTCAATCTTCCTTCAGACTCTCATCTCGAAGTAAACGCTTTGCAGAGGGCGTCAACAGTGGTAATACAAAACTCCAGGCGTGAAGGATTCGGGCTTACGGTTACAGAGGCAATGTGGAAATCAAAGCCAGTCGTAGGCAACGATATCGGCGGCATAAGACACCAGATAATTCACGGCTCATCTGGCTTCCTCATTCATTCGGTCGAGGGACTTGCCTATAGAATCCGCCAGCTTTTCGGCAATCCGGGAATGGCTAAACGCTTCGGCCAGCAGGCAAGGGAATACGTACGCAACATACTGCTCGTTCCTCATCATGTCAGACGCTGGCTTTTGCTCCTGCACTCGTTGCGCGCAGGAGAAGAAGATATTATTACCTTGTAG
- a CDS encoding beta-mannanase, whose translation MRYFIIFCMIVILSLSGCSPHSSKAEWITDALVSIRDGRYPRIVAASYWNEVWINEDGSTSDLTINSSTEALEAFKTGTADDIFVSQITYSSDTSKILPPESGIYFSAYPDFGDSEDTVTLERIQDFEALAVKQVSWVYFSNNWVGGIKFPQEAVKTIHDYGRQPFIRMMALSSYDRICPDTLYTLQRIIDGDFDEELKAWANDAKAADFPLMVEFGTEVNGEWFPWNGAWNGGDTLAGYGDPSLPDGPERFRDAYRHIIELFRGQGVGNVTWVFHVNCENIPDESWNRMASYYPGDDYIDWIGISAYGALTPKEARQEWRLFTEIMDISYPEFAAISANKPLAVLEFGVVE comes from the coding sequence TTGAGATATTTCATTATCTTTTGCATGATCGTTATACTATCGCTTTCAGGGTGTTCGCCTCATTCGAGCAAGGCCGAGTGGATTACTGATGCGCTCGTCTCTATTCGGGACGGTCGCTATCCCCGTATAGTCGCTGCAAGCTACTGGAACGAGGTGTGGATAAACGAAGACGGCAGCACATCTGATCTTACCATAAACTCCTCTACCGAAGCCCTAGAAGCTTTTAAAACAGGTACCGCGGACGACATCTTTGTATCACAAATCACGTATTCTTCCGATACTTCAAAGATTCTGCCTCCCGAGAGCGGCATATACTTTTCCGCGTATCCCGACTTCGGAGACTCCGAAGATACTGTAACCTTAGAGCGAATCCAGGATTTCGAGGCGCTCGCAGTAAAACAAGTTTCATGGGTATACTTCTCGAACAACTGGGTTGGCGGCATCAAGTTTCCTCAGGAAGCGGTGAAGACCATCCACGATTACGGACGACAGCCCTTTATTCGCATGATGGCGCTTTCCTCGTATGACAGAATCTGTCCGGACACCCTTTACACGCTTCAACGCATAATCGATGGTGATTTTGACGAAGAGTTAAAAGCCTGGGCAAATGATGCAAAGGCCGCAGATTTTCCTCTTATGGTTGAGTTCGGCACAGAGGTTAACGGTGAGTGGTTTCCTTGGAACGGAGCCTGGAACGGCGGTGATACTCTGGCCGGTTACGGCGATCCTTCTTTGCCTGACGGTCCCGAACGCTTTCGGGACGCTTACCGACACATAATCGAACTCTTCAGGGGGCAGGGAGTCGGAAACGTCACCTGGGTATTCCACGTTAACTGCGAGAATATCCCTGACGAATCATGGAACCGTATGGCCTCATACTATCCCGGAGACGACTACATCGACTGGATAGGCATAAGCGCCTACGGTGCCCTTACTCCAAAGGAAGCTCGTCAGGAGTGGCGGCTCTTTACCGAAATAATGGATATCTCGTATCCGGAGTTTGCTGCGATATCTGCGAACAAGCCTCTTGCAGTGCTCGAATTCGGGGTAGTGGAATAA
- a CDS encoding class I SAM-dependent methyltransferase — translation MGKRRKIITIPPDYYKRVHEERYKAILGSGASFREKDMQPCVAEAWQEFRKFSGLDAGSKGIELGCGTGINTITLSLEGFNMTGLDISPTAIKKACELGTQKGSDARFEVGDMFSTRFPDSCFDFVVNIWALHVIAEQPMRDKHLRECARILKPGGWVFLHNESSEQDVFNPEKEIEIQKKGGGEEETDIPLRTQVFKRPDGSEIEVSFPGHMPDGLSGRRSLREHHEELKRAGFEIARSWEGFMQQSADAPSNRMMVAFARKPV, via the coding sequence ATGGGTAAAAGAAGAAAGATAATCACAATTCCACCTGATTATTACAAACGAGTTCACGAAGAGCGATATAAGGCCATTCTCGGCTCTGGAGCATCTTTTCGTGAAAAGGACATGCAGCCTTGCGTTGCAGAAGCCTGGCAGGAGTTCAGGAAGTTCTCAGGCCTCGATGCCGGCTCGAAGGGAATCGAGCTCGGCTGCGGAACCGGAATAAACACAATCACACTCTCTTTAGAAGGTTTCAACATGACCGGCTTAGATATTTCTCCCACAGCCATCAAGAAAGCGTGTGAACTCGGCACGCAAAAGGGAAGCGATGCCAGGTTTGAAGTGGGTGATATGTTTTCAACCCGTTTCCCGGATTCATGCTTCGACTTTGTCGTCAATATCTGGGCACTTCACGTTATCGCAGAACAGCCCATGCGTGATAAACATCTTCGTGAATGCGCAAGGATTCTTAAACCGGGCGGATGGGTCTTCCTCCACAACGAATCGAGCGAACAGGACGTTTTCAATCCGGAGAAGGAGATTGAAATCCAAAAGAAGGGGGGAGGGGAAGAAGAAACCGACATCCCTTTACGCACTCAGGTTTTCAAGAGGCCTGACGGCTCAGAGATTGAGGTCAGTTTTCCCGGCCATATGCCCGATGGTCTTTCGGGTCGCCGGTCTCTTCGTGAGCATCACGAAGAACTCAAGCGTGCGGGATTTGAGATAGCGAGATCGTGGGAGGGCTTTATGCAGCAATCAGCCGATGCGCCTTCTAACAGGATGATGGTAGCTTTCGCGAGAAAACCGGTATAG
- a CDS encoding Hsp20/alpha crystallin family protein encodes MTKIKRYEPFWGIDTFRRDMERLFDSFFGRWGAEDFPATWAPLVDIEETKESLIVRVEVPGMNKEDIKIQAVGDNLVISGERRSQAEDKDRHFHRIERSYGMFQRVLTLPTEVEHDKAKASYENGVLEITFPKSEKAKTKEIAIEVK; translated from the coding sequence ATGACTAAAATAAAAAGATATGAACCCTTCTGGGGTATAGACACTTTCCGCAGAGATATGGAGCGTCTTTTCGATTCATTCTTTGGTCGTTGGGGCGCTGAGGACTTTCCTGCCACATGGGCCCCTCTTGTCGATATCGAAGAGACCAAGGAATCCTTGATTGTAAGAGTAGAGGTCCCCGGCATGAATAAAGAGGACATCAAAATTCAGGCTGTGGGCGACAATCTTGTTATCTCCGGCGAGCGCCGCAGTCAAGCCGAGGATAAGGACCGCCATTTCCACAGGATAGAGCGTTCCTACGGAATGTTCCAGCGTGTTTTGACTCTTCCGACCGAGGTCGAGCACGACAAGGCTAAGGCTTCGTACGAGAACGGCGTGCTTGAGATAACGTTTCCCAAGTCCGAAAAGGCCAAGACCAAAGAGATAGCAATCGAAGTCAAATAA
- a CDS encoding trehalose-6-phosphate synthase, with translation MPLMGKKKNLNVKKSRLIVVSNRSPYFFESYKDGIRMTRSVSGMVTGLEPVLASTRGMWIAWGALPKEVTDRIFRIPPENPTFDLKLIQLDANEINRYYLGFSNSTLWPLAHNFLGRTVYEEQDWHVYEQVNDKFAQAVAEEIRSKDTIWVNDYQLSLVPGKMRALGVRGKIGFFWHIPFPPLDLFRTLPWRKEIISGLLGSDLVGFHCRSYANNFLQAVEELLGLDVSFSKGLIRTRRPVQVAAFPMGIDYKRIQSLIKSNNAIDTARKIRKELAAKHLVLGVDRLDYSKGIPERLAAVERFLEENPAYIGKLSFIQVSVPSRIQLPEYAKMQSEVENAVGRINGRFSKRGWVPIHYYFRALPFEELVSYYMASDVCLITPLRDGMNLVAKEYIASQNRNRGMLVLSEFAGAAEELKEAVLVNPYSIPSIVRGLKKALEMKPGERYFRMNEMHQRLKRRDIEKWGRLFLEKLSRQIETKPVKRRP, from the coding sequence GTGCCTCTGATGGGAAAAAAGAAAAACTTAAATGTCAAGAAATCCCGTTTGATTGTCGTTTCGAATCGAAGTCCTTACTTTTTTGAATCTTATAAGGATGGAATAAGGATGACTCGCAGCGTAAGCGGCATGGTTACAGGTCTTGAACCCGTGCTTGCTTCCACTCGGGGGATGTGGATAGCGTGGGGCGCTCTTCCAAAAGAAGTGACTGATAGAATCTTCCGCATTCCTCCTGAAAATCCCACCTTTGACCTTAAGTTGATACAGCTGGATGCAAACGAGATAAATCGTTATTATCTGGGATTTTCCAACAGTACGCTCTGGCCCCTGGCTCATAATTTCCTGGGCAGAACAGTCTACGAGGAGCAGGATTGGCATGTTTATGAACAGGTAAACGATAAATTTGCCCAGGCTGTTGCGGAGGAGATTCGATCGAAAGATACAATCTGGGTCAATGATTATCAGCTTTCGCTGGTACCTGGAAAAATGCGCGCCCTTGGAGTCAGAGGAAAGATTGGATTTTTCTGGCACATCCCTTTTCCGCCACTTGACCTTTTCCGCACCCTTCCATGGCGCAAAGAAATAATTTCGGGTCTTCTCGGTTCGGACCTTGTAGGCTTTCACTGTCGTTCATACGCTAACAACTTTCTTCAGGCGGTAGAGGAACTCCTGGGTCTGGATGTATCTTTCTCAAAGGGGCTTATTCGAACCAGAAGACCCGTTCAGGTTGCGGCTTTTCCAATGGGAATAGATTACAAGAGGATACAATCGCTTATAAAATCCAACAATGCAATAGATACGGCGCGGAAGATACGCAAGGAACTGGCTGCCAAGCATCTTGTCCTTGGAGTTGACAGGCTCGATTATTCAAAGGGTATTCCCGAACGTCTAGCCGCAGTTGAGAGATTTCTTGAAGAAAATCCTGCATATATCGGAAAATTAAGCTTTATCCAGGTTTCGGTTCCGAGCCGCATCCAGCTTCCTGAGTACGCTAAGATGCAATCGGAGGTCGAAAACGCCGTAGGAAGGATAAATGGACGCTTCTCGAAGAGGGGATGGGTGCCGATACACTATTACTTCAGGGCATTGCCGTTTGAAGAACTAGTAAGCTATTATATGGCTTCAGATGTGTGTTTGATAACACCTCTTCGCGACGGCATGAACCTGGTTGCCAAGGAATACATTGCTTCCCAGAACAGAAACAGGGGAATGCTTGTTCTTTCGGAGTTCGCAGGCGCTGCAGAGGAGCTCAAGGAGGCAGTGCTTGTAAATCCTTACAGCATACCATCGATAGTAAGAGGCTTGAAAAAGGCGCTGGAGATGAAACCGGGCGAACGCTACTTCAGGATGAATGAGATGCACCAGCGGCTTAAGCGCCGCGATATAGAAAAGTGGGGAAGGCTGTTTCTTGAGAAATTATCCAGACAGATAGAAACCAAGCCCGTAAAGAGAAGACCGTAA
- the otsB gene encoding trehalose-phosphatase, protein MQSNEELFNILRNARSRLLMFDFDGTLVDIAPTPGSIKPSRDLGDLLNSLSKKTLTNVCVISGRIISDLVNYLRDVKGIALAGCHGAEIKIPGKRKILLADQDKIQSLITQLREYLKPFFNEPGIIIELKPFSLAMHFRLAEEQLKTRAKKEFIARAKKLNGNGDMEFLEGKMVLEFKPKYVNKGLAVKYILKHFIPEKDSLCVYFGDDTTDLDAFAALPERSIKVAVGEKITGKADYNIHSPEDLRNLIRRLVK, encoded by the coding sequence ATGCAATCAAACGAGGAGCTTTTCAATATATTAAGGAACGCCCGCTCCCGCCTCCTGATGTTTGATTTCGACGGAACCCTTGTCGATATCGCGCCGACTCCAGGCAGCATAAAACCGTCCCGTGATCTTGGAGATTTGCTCAACTCCTTATCCAAAAAGACCTTAACAAATGTTTGCGTGATAAGCGGACGCATTATATCCGATCTCGTTAACTACCTTCGAGATGTAAAAGGAATCGCACTGGCAGGATGCCACGGAGCCGAGATTAAAATTCCTGGAAAGAGAAAAATACTTCTCGCGGATCAAGACAAGATTCAATCACTAATAACCCAGCTCAGAGAATATTTAAAACCTTTCTTCAATGAACCAGGCATAATTATCGAGCTGAAACCATTTTCACTGGCAATGCATTTCAGGCTGGCTGAAGAACAATTAAAAACTCGCGCTAAAAAAGAATTTATCGCTCGCGCAAAGAAATTGAACGGTAATGGAGATATGGAATTTCTCGAAGGGAAGATGGTTCTTGAATTCAAACCGAAGTATGTAAACAAAGGATTAGCCGTAAAATATATCCTTAAACATTTTATTCCCGAAAAGGACTCTCTTTGCGTTTATTTCGGTGATGATACCACAGATCTTGACGCATTTGCAGCGCTTCCAGAGCGTTCAATCAAGGTCGCGGTAGGTGAGAAGATAACGGGGAAGGCTGATTATAATATTCATTCACCTGAAGATCTTCGTAATCTAATCCGGAGGTTGGTAAAATGA
- a CDS encoding putative DNA modification/repair radical SAM protein, which produces MNTERKLETLGTAAQFDLCGACLNPKNDPKAHRQKGHMDRWVYPAAMPDGKTILLFKVLMANRCENNCLYCVARKGNDQPVLSFEPEELARLFIEMLVKRLVEGLFLSSAILGNAQRMMDKMLATVELLRFRYRFPGYVHLKVLPGSRMDQIERAVQLATRVSVNLEAPSPERLSLIAPDKRYAEDLFKQILVMHKLITKFNEGIKGIPPRGQTTQFIVGAAGESDAEILGITNTLYGKLNLSRVFFSAFQPAEGTPFDSRKPTPLLREHRLYQTDFLFRRYGFKPEEVGLTQEGNLPLSKDPKTIWADAHPEFFPLEINTAPEHALLRVPGLGPKTIRKVLKIRRYHKFRSIEELANLGMRTRISSGYLLLNGRLASSRYTQKEIWQPEKIVFGKITEAPLPNLP; this is translated from the coding sequence GTGAATACCGAACGCAAGCTCGAAACACTTGGTACGGCGGCGCAGTTCGATCTCTGCGGCGCCTGTCTGAACCCAAAGAACGACCCGAAGGCGCACCGTCAGAAGGGCCACATGGACCGCTGGGTATATCCTGCTGCAATGCCTGACGGCAAGACTATTCTTCTTTTCAAGGTTCTGATGGCAAACAGGTGCGAAAACAACTGCCTTTACTGCGTAGCAAGGAAGGGGAACGACCAGCCTGTATTATCCTTCGAACCTGAAGAACTTGCACGGTTGTTTATTGAAATGCTTGTCAAAAGACTTGTTGAGGGATTATTTCTCTCTTCTGCAATCCTTGGGAACGCGCAGCGGATGATGGACAAGATGCTGGCTACAGTCGAGCTTTTGCGGTTTCGATACCGCTTTCCTGGTTATGTTCACCTCAAGGTGCTTCCTGGATCGAGGATGGACCAGATTGAGCGGGCTGTACAGCTAGCAACAAGAGTAAGCGTGAACCTTGAGGCGCCTTCGCCAGAGCGTCTTTCCTTAATCGCGCCGGATAAGAGGTATGCCGAGGATTTGTTTAAGCAGATACTCGTTATGCACAAGCTTATAACGAAGTTCAACGAAGGAATTAAAGGTATTCCGCCAAGGGGACAGACCACCCAGTTCATAGTGGGCGCCGCAGGCGAATCGGATGCAGAGATTCTCGGAATAACCAATACTCTTTACGGCAAGCTGAACCTCTCAAGGGTCTTCTTCAGCGCATTCCAGCCTGCAGAAGGCACGCCGTTCGATTCAAGAAAACCTACGCCATTATTAAGGGAACACAGGCTGTACCAGACCGATTTCCTTTTTCGCAGATACGGTTTCAAGCCAGAAGAGGTGGGATTGACCCAGGAAGGCAATCTGCCTTTGTCTAAAGATCCGAAAACGATATGGGCGGACGCTCACCCCGAGTTTTTTCCTCTGGAGATAAATACAGCCCCAGAACACGCTCTCTTAAGGGTTCCCGGACTAGGTCCCAAAACCATCAGAAAAGTCTTGAAGATACGGAGATATCACAAGTTCAGGAGCATTGAGGAGCTTGCAAACCTCGGAATGCGCACAAGAATCTCCTCAGGGTATCTATTGCTTAATGGCCGTCTTGCAAGCTCTCGATACACGCAAAAGGAGATCTGGCAGCCTGAGAAGATAGTTTTCGGAAAGATAACAGAGGCGCCCCTTCCCAACTTACCGTAA
- the nikR gene encoding nickel-responsive transcriptional regulator NikR — MNLVRFGVSMEKDLLKQFDYSIEKKGYPNRSEAFRDLVRQCLLEKIEYDPATSSIGVISFVYEHEHKDISRRLVSIGHSKLGEIISSLHIHIDEHQCMEVIVAKGTAEELKRLSDQILASKGVLHGQLMLSPLKKHH; from the coding sequence ATGAATCTTGTACGTTTTGGCGTTTCCATGGAAAAAGACCTTCTTAAACAGTTTGATTATTCAATTGAAAAGAAGGGGTATCCGAATCGTTCAGAGGCGTTCAGGGACCTTGTCAGGCAGTGCCTTTTAGAGAAGATTGAATACGACCCTGCAACGTCCTCGATAGGAGTAATCTCGTTTGTTTACGAGCACGAGCATAAGGATATTTCGAGAAGACTTGTAAGTATAGGTCATTCGAAGCTGGGTGAAATAATCTCATCCCTTCATATACATATTGATGAACACCAGTGCATGGAGGTAATAGTAGCTAAGGGTACGGCCGAAGAACTGAAAAGGCTATCCGATCAAATCCTTGCGTCAAAGGGTGTCCTTCACGGCCAGCTAATGCTTTCTCCGCTCAAAAAACACCACTAA
- a CDS encoding S8 family serine peptidase — MKSIISIALFVSLGIAAEPYWVYFKDKIQNTAPGIMRVLPETGMRRTASALGFQYAEEDLPLNPLYIRLLEISGARIRTRSRWLNAVSVETDSLLLPGLRNMSFVRSLEPVACTQLNISQPDDTKIQKKESIDSAFFGPTYHQLALLNIPAVHNLGIFGNGVKIGFLDTGLHKKHPVFNTLKLGAEHDFITGDDIVVWSESEGSYESFIHNYEIVQQPEIHGQWLLFISDSTPENSQSARVLFASRRTSSGWSDPIPLTPAVLSDRQGVVRSYAASGDSSLVLLWEAGSAGSDYGLTARDLRWAVLNYEGQAFGKSLLDTDSRNPFILTRNDTTFLFYVKNDGNVYFNKAVRTGTSLAWQLSLQVISPGGILDQPKASLSGDTIIVSALDLTQGRLFLARSLNAGASFTAISSPASGRVVAFDMVNNNLLCAEISSGEYNLVSYETDGAGTSWTSYKHPVPFAVIDNVDLIDDEGALKAVFESAGQVFMTKRNSQANWDAPSPLSPDGFSNLPSAFSNSGNLEIVWLERGDGDTDYDPLEDGIDVNNYTHPAHGSRTAALAVGYQGSRYIGASPAAELYVAKTEKHVNKYGLTYEIQSEEDIWIEGLEWLEREGVDIVNSSLAYGEWYEYSERNGLTSPASRAATMAAERGVLVVNAAGNVKSASPYIIPPADAKGILTVGGVDTLGSWWPQTPSSMGSAVGPTSDGRLKPELVAPASGVYVINIDDSLSLYFYNSGTSYAAPLISGTAALMLEAHPEYRGNPDTIISLLERSATMYASPNDTLGYGIPDAYRAIEPLPDTADTFSRNEFLAPYPNPFYAAASARVYFPFRLNKASTFVKIRIYTLNGELVIEKELEPLEPNDFKEIGVGVYTTQTELDNMGAFWDGLTPKGMPAASGLYLAVLHTSTDAHTAKFVLLR; from the coding sequence ATGAAGAGCATTATATCTATCGCTTTATTTGTATCATTGGGCATTGCTGCGGAGCCTTACTGGGTCTATTTCAAGGATAAGATTCAGAATACTGCACCGGGGATCATGCGGGTGCTGCCCGAAACTGGGATGCGCAGAACGGCGTCGGCACTTGGCTTTCAGTACGCCGAGGAGGACCTGCCGCTCAATCCTTTGTACATAAGACTTCTTGAGATTTCAGGCGCCAGGATTCGAACCCGCTCGCGTTGGCTTAACGCAGTAAGCGTTGAAACTGATAGCTTGCTTCTGCCCGGTCTCAGGAACATGTCGTTCGTTCGCTCTCTGGAGCCGGTTGCTTGTACCCAATTGAATATAAGTCAGCCGGATGATACAAAAATCCAGAAAAAGGAATCGATAGACTCGGCATTCTTCGGTCCTACATATCATCAGCTTGCGCTCCTGAATATACCTGCCGTTCACAACCTAGGCATATTCGGGAACGGCGTTAAAATAGGTTTCCTTGATACAGGGCTTCACAAAAAACATCCGGTGTTCAACACCTTGAAGCTCGGAGCCGAGCACGATTTCATAACGGGCGACGACATTGTGGTCTGGAGTGAAAGCGAAGGAAGTTATGAATCATTCATCCACAACTACGAAATAGTTCAGCAGCCGGAGATTCACGGGCAATGGCTTTTATTCATATCCGATTCGACGCCCGAGAATTCTCAATCCGCAAGGGTACTATTCGCATCAAGACGCACGTCTTCGGGATGGTCAGACCCGATTCCCCTTACCCCCGCCGTACTCTCAGACAGGCAGGGCGTTGTTCGTTCATACGCGGCATCCGGGGATTCTTCGCTGGTTTTATTGTGGGAGGCAGGCTCGGCTGGATCAGATTACGGCTTGACTGCGAGGGATTTAAGGTGGGCAGTGCTAAACTATGAAGGACAAGCCTTCGGCAAGAGCCTGCTGGATACCGACTCAAGAAACCCATTTATCCTCACAAGAAACGATACGACTTTTCTTTTTTACGTCAAGAACGACGGAAACGTGTACTTCAACAAGGCAGTGAGAACGGGGACCAGTCTTGCCTGGCAGCTAAGCCTCCAAGTAATATCGCCCGGCGGCATACTCGACCAGCCAAAGGCTTCTCTTTCAGGAGATACGATTATTGTATCCGCCCTTGATTTAACTCAAGGAAGACTTTTCCTTGCAAGAAGCCTGAATGCCGGAGCCAGTTTCACCGCTATCTCCTCGCCTGCAAGCGGTAGAGTCGTCGCCTTTGATATGGTGAACAACAACCTTTTGTGTGCGGAGATATCGTCCGGCGAATACAACCTTGTTTCTTACGAAACTGACGGAGCCGGGACCTCCTGGACATCCTACAAGCATCCGGTGCCGTTTGCAGTTATTGACAACGTGGACCTCATTGATGATGAAGGCGCTCTCAAGGCTGTTTTTGAATCAGCCGGTCAGGTATTTATGACGAAAAGAAATTCACAAGCGAACTGGGATGCTCCCTCTCCCCTTTCTCCTGACGGATTCTCCAATCTGCCTTCCGCTTTTTCGAATAGCGGCAATCTCGAGATCGTTTGGCTGGAAAGAGGCGACGGTGATACGGACTATGACCCTCTGGAGGATGGAATTGACGTGAATAATTATACCCATCCCGCTCATGGCTCAAGGACGGCTGCTCTGGCAGTCGGATACCAGGGCTCAAGATACATAGGCGCATCGCCTGCTGCAGAGCTTTACGTAGCCAAGACCGAAAAGCACGTCAACAAGTACGGTCTTACCTACGAGATTCAATCGGAGGAGGATATCTGGATAGAAGGTCTTGAATGGCTCGAGCGCGAAGGCGTAGATATTGTAAATTCATCCCTCGCTTATGGAGAGTGGTATGAATACAGCGAGAGAAACGGCTTGACATCACCGGCATCGCGGGCCGCAACGATGGCTGCCGAAAGGGGCGTTCTTGTAGTAAATGCGGCCGGTAATGTAAAAAGTGCATCCCCTTATATTATTCCTCCTGCCGATGCAAAGGGCATTCTGACTGTGGGCGGCGTCGATACGCTTGGTTCATGGTGGCCGCAGACCCCTTCCAGTATGGGGAGCGCGGTAGGTCCCACCTCTGACGGACGTCTTAAGCCCGAACTCGTCGCGCCGGCAAGCGGAGTATACGTCATAAACATAGACGACTCGCTCAGCTTGTATTTTTACAACTCCGGCACTTCTTATGCCGCTCCTCTGATATCCGGAACCGCAGCCCTGATGCTCGAGGCGCACCCCGAGTACAGAGGAAATCCCGACACTATAATCTCGCTTCTTGAGCGGAGCGCCACGATGTACGCTAGTCCTAACGACACTCTCGGCTACGGCATTCCCGACGCATATAGGGCTATCGAGCCTTTGCCTGATACGGCAGACACCTTTTCTCGAAACGAATTTCTTGCTCCCTATCCTAATCCTTTCTACGCCGCAGCCTCGGCAAGAGTTTACTTTCCATTCAGGTTGAACAAGGCGTCCACCTTCGTGAAAATAAGGATATATACATTGAACGGCGAGCTCGTTATCGAAAAGGAACTGGAGCCTCTCGAACCCAACGACTTCAAAGAGATAGGCGTAGGCGTTTACACAACTCAGACAGAACTGGATAACATGGGCGCCTTCTGGGACGGGTTGACTCCGAAGGGGATGCCCGCCGCTTCAGGGCTCTACCTTGCCGTTCTTCACACATCAACGGACGCACACACGGCGAAGTTCGTATTGCTGAGATGA